In Zingiber officinale cultivar Zhangliang chromosome 3B, Zo_v1.1, whole genome shotgun sequence, a single window of DNA contains:
- the LOC121967715 gene encoding protein CHLOROPLAST IMPORT APPARATUS 2-like, producing the protein MSSCLSSGGGGRTYGFDLDLVKPPPAASSRSSHTSSPSSTLSESSNSALAISIKKTRTSRKRPNQTYNEAAALLSTIYPNVFSTKGLKKLSRSATRPFSSFPEPSDLLLPPLPVLSDAAFLLHKSHRQEPTTAAQIELKHNFAADKDYRRPVSSSVSCSLEPNSPGSLNDDFDAESILDEDVEEGIDSIMGNLSVNTPSEEDNNNGLSSGGSSINPLLRSLVGCRISGGGQLELGLRLRLSHNLQWALKAQDNCEWWRTPTVPVQNILPNFKPPAAKAATDKKKKKPEKVAVSCKKIANTTISTETPKEKLKAGLGLKLNHEEVFKEWSDRSSIFLDVADSLDSSADALARLSDLDLLPEADGVRDASVTRSKEKRRSQLFSKKVRYHVRKMNAGQ; encoded by the exons ATGTCGTCGTGCCTCAGCAGTGGCGGGGGCGGCCGGACCTACGGCTTCGACCTCGACCTGGTGAAGCCTCCGCCTGCGGCGTCGTCCCGCTCTTCGCATACTTCCTCGCCTTCCTCCACGCTCTCCGAATCGAGCAACTCGGCGCTGGCAATCTCCATCAAGAAGACGAGGACGTCCCGGAAGCGGCCCAACCAGACGTACAACGAGGCCGCCGCCCTCCTCTCCACCATCTACCCCAACGTCTTCTCAACTAAGGGCCTCAAGAAGCTTTCCAGGAGCGCAACGAGGCCCTTCTCCTCTTTTCCGGAACCATCCGACCTCCTCCTGCCGCCCCTTCCGGTGCTCAGCGATGCTGCATTCCTCCTCCACAAGTCCCACCGGCAGGAGCCAACCACCGCAGCACAGATCGAGCTCAAGCACAATTTCGCTGCTGACAAGGATTACAGGAGGCCCGTGAGCAGCAGCGTGTCATGCTCCTTGGAGCCTAACTCGCCAGGTTCATTGAACGACGACTTTGATGCCGAGTCCATCCTCGACGAGGATGTTGAGGAGGGCATCGACAGCATCATGGGCAACCTCAGCGTCAACACCCCTTCCGAGGAGGACAACAACAATGGACTAAGTAGTGGTGGTTCCTCTATCAATCCCCTTCTTCGTAGCCTAGTCGGATGTAGAATCAGCGGTGGCGGCCAGCTTGAGCTGGGGCTCAGGCTACGGCTCAGTCATAACTTGCAGTGGGCTTTGAAGGCCCAGGACAACTGCGAATGGTGGCGGACTCCGACGGTGCCGGTGCAAAATATTCTACCCAACTTCAAGCCTCCGGCAGCAAAGGCAGCAAcagataagaagaaaaagaagccaGAGAAGGTGGCAGTGAGCTGTAAGAAGATTGCAAACACAACAATTTCCACTGAGACTCCAAAGGAGAAATTGAAGGCTGGTTTGGGGCTCAAGCTAAACCATGAGGAGGTCTTTAAGGAATGGTCTGACCGCAGCTCCATATTCCTCGACGTGGCTGACTCACTGGATTCATCTGCTGATGCTCTG GCTAGGTTATCAGACCTTGATCTCCTTCCAGAGGCTGATGGGGTGAGGGATGCAAGTGTTACAAGGTCCAAAGAGAAACGGAGGAGCCAGCTTTTCTCTAAGAAGGTCAGGTACCATGTGAGGAAGATGAATGCAGGCCAATGA